Below is a genomic region from Vicinamibacterales bacterium.
TTTCTGAACTGCCTACGCGGCAGTGAACAGACGCGGCTACTCGAACGCTTCATCGCCGAATTTCTGAGCTGCCTACGCGGCAGTGAACAAGTGGCTCACCAAAACCTACGACCTCGTTGTTTTCTGAGCTGCCTACGCGGCAGTGAACGTGTGGCGGGCGTGAGGAAGTGATGTAGACCGATTTCTGAGCTGCCTACGCGGCAGTGAACGCGGCGCTCCTCCCGGGTCACGCGGACCGAGATTTCTGAGCTGCCTACGCGGCAGTGAACTCGGCAGGCGCGCGGGAATCCCTTGCTCGCATTTTCTGAGCTGCCTACGCGGCAGTGAACCTGGCCCCGTGGCATCTCGGCAAAGGCCGTGCTTTCTGAGCTGCCTACGCGGCAGTGAACTGAGCTTCTGCTCGCGTGGCTCGCCAGACTCATTTCTGAGCTGCCTACGCGGCAGTGAACACCCTACACAAGGGCGTGATGCGGCATCCGAATTTCTGAGCTGCCTACGCGGCAGTGAACGATCTGTTTCGCTCGTCTTCGCACGTGCCAGCTTTCTGAGCTGCCTACGCGGCAGTGAACTCCGTCCCCCCGTGGCTGCTCACGATGCCCTTTTTCTGAGCTGCCTACGCGGCAGTGAACGCCATGATTACGCCTCGCTCTCTGTCGTCTCATTTCTGAGCTGCCTACGCGGCAGTGAACCCACGATGGACGCCACGATCGCGCGACTCGTCTTTCTGAGCTGCCTACGCGGCAGTGAACCGCGCTGCTGCCGTTGTCGCGGCGGGCCGTGTTTTCTGAGCTGCCTACGCGACAGTGAACTTTGATTGGCCGATTGAGCACAGCGACCGCACTTTCTGAGCTGCCTACGCGGCAGTGAACCCATGTCGTCAGCGTGAGGCTCGTCGGCACGATTTCTGAGCTGCCTACGCGGCAGTGAACGATCACGTCCACCTCGGAGACGCCCGCCTGATTTTCTGAGCTGCCTACGCGGCAGTGAACGGGATCGCTCATACGACCTTCACCGGCTCGGTTTTCTGAGCTGCCTACGCGGCAGTGAACGCATCACACGCCTCGTCAACTGCGCTTCATTTTTTCTGAGCTGCCTACGCGGCAGTGAACCCCCACCCCTACAGACGCGCTGTGTCCGGTGTTTTCTGAGCTGCCTACGCGGCAGTGAACGGGGTGAGAACAGCGCGACGGACGCGGCCGATTTTCTGAGCTGCCTACGCGGCAGTGAACGAGGGGGACGAGGACGACCCGCCGCACCCTGATTTCTGAGCTGCCTACGCGGCAGTGAACGGTGGCACCTGACCATCCTCCCGGTAGCCCTTTTTCTGAGCTGCCTACGCGGCAGTGAACACGAGCGCGTACACGGACGGCCAAGGCCTGATTTTCTGAGCTGCCTACGCGGCAGTGAACTTTCGCGCGTTGCTCGACGCGGTCATGCAAGCTTTCTGAGCTGCCTACGCGGCAGTGAACGAATCTAGCACGGGCACGTAGTGGCGACGCGTTTTCTGAGCTGCCTACGCGGCAGTGAACGGGATCTGCTTCAATGACGCGGATGGGCTGCTTTTCTGAGCTGCCTACGCGGCAGTGAACTTGTCGCTCGTGACGACGGCGCGGAGCTTGCCTTTCTGAGCTGCCTACGCGGCAGTGAACTAGCTGCGCTTTGACCAGCGTTCCTGCCACTCTTTCTGAGCTGCCTACGCGGCAGTGAACGTTGTCATCGCAAGAAGATGGGTACCCCATTATTTCTGAGCTGCCTACGCGGCAGTGAACTGGAGGGCAGCAGAGCCCACCTGGCGCCACCTTTTCTGAGCTGCCTACGCGGCAGTGAACCTGATGGGCACGGGGGAGCGCGTCGTGCGTGTTTTCTGAGCTGCCTACGCGGCAGTGAACGCGCGATTCGTGCGGATGGTCGAGGCGTTTTCTTTCTGAGCTGCCTACGCGGCAGTGAACACGGTGCGTTGTCGTCCGCTGAAGGCCTCGCTTTTCTGAGCTGCCTACGCGGCAGTGAACGCCAGTTCGGCGATGGCATCCGCCATCAGCGCTTTCTGAGCTGCCTACGCGGCAGTGAACGGCCGTCTCTCCGGCCTGCCACGCCTGGTCACTTTCTGAGCTGCCTACGCGGCAGTGAACGGAGGCTGGCCGGGCCGGGGCCGAAAAGAGATTTTCTGAGCTGCCTACGCGGCAGTGAACGGCATGCCAGGGCTGCGGCGTTTGCGCCGATCTTTCTGAGCTGCCTACGCGGCAGTGAACCGGGTCGTCGACGCCTACGCCCACCAGGCGCATTTCTGAGCTGCCTACGCGGCAGTGAACCCGGCGCGCACGCTGGCCGAGGAAGTGCTGCGTTTCTGAGCTGCCTACGCGGCAGTGAACTTCTACGGGTTCGTCGAGTAGCAGATACCACGTTTCTGAGCTGCCTACGCGGCAGTGAACGAAGTAGTAGTCCGAGCATGGTGTCCCTCTCTTTTCTGAGCTGCCTACGCGGCAGTGAACGATAGAAGGGGTGAACGCCGACCTCCTGAAGCTTTCTGAGCTGCCTACGCGGCAGTGAACGTGGTGGGCCTGGGCCGATGAACTCAGGGTGATTTCTGAGCTGCCTACGCGGCAGTGAACGGGTCGGTTGTGGCACTGCATGCGGTGCCGATTTTCTGAGCTGCCTACGCGGCAGTGAACCACCTTGGCCTTGGCGTGCATCGCCGTGGTGTTTTCTGAGCTGCCTACGCGGCAGTGAACTGGTCTGGGCAGGCTGGAGTAGGACACGCGGATTTCTGAGCTGCCTACGCGGCAGTGAACGTAGGTGGCCGTCACCGACCGCCGCAGCTGCCTTTTCTGAGCTGCCTACGCGGCAGTGAACCTCGGGGTCGAGGGTGACTACGGTATCGCGCATTTCTGAGCTGCCTACGCGGCAGTGAACGATCGTCCGACGTACTCCCGGCCATCGTGCAATTTCTGAGCTGCCTACGCGGCAGTGAACTATTGTTGTGACATCGCTCAGACTCCCTAACATTTCTGAGCTGCCTACGCGGCAGTGAACGCGCACCGGCCTCGCCGAACTTCGGATGGTCATTTCTGAGCTGCCTACGCGGCAGTGAACGTTGGGAGCACGTCAGCGTGCACGCGTTCCAGTTTCTGAGCTGCCTACGCGGCAGTGAACGGTTCCGGATACTCATGTACGTTCCGCGAAAATTTCTGAGCTGCCTACGCGGCAGTGAACGTTTTGCGTGATCTTGGCACCGGACATCGTGATTTCTGAGCTGCCTACGCGGCAGTGAACACGGGCGGATCGTTCGTCCGCTGCAACTCGCTTTTCTGAGCTGCCTACGCGGCAGTGAACTGGTCCGTTCGGGGCACCCCCTGGCACACAGATTTCTGAGCTGCCTACGCGGCAGTGAACCTTGCCGCTGGCCAGGTGGGGCCTATGTCGATTTTCTGAGCTGCCTACGCGGCAGTGAACTCGTTCAATCGGCGGAAGTTCCGGTCCGCGCTTTTCTGAGCTGCCTACGCGGCAGTGAACGATGGCGTCAGGGCAGAGTCCCGAGGCGTCCATTTCTGAGCTGCCTACGCGGCAGTGAACACGGTCGCGATCGCCAACATCAACGGCGCATTTTTCTGAGCTGCCTACGCGGCAGTGAAGTCCCCTGCCGCGACGTCCTCCGTGAGCGTCGTTTTCTGAGCTGCCTACGCGGCAGTGAACGCCTGGGGACGATCCTGGTTCGGCGCGACGGATTTCTGAGCTGCCTACGCGGCAGTGAACATGGCTTGTGGTCGCGGACTATCGGTTCGGTGGTTTCTGAGCTGCCTACGCGGCAGTGAACGTGACCACGTTGACGCCGCTCGGCGGCATAAATTTCTGAGCTGCCTACGCGGCAGTGAACGACAAGGTCGGCCTTCGCCTGGTCGGCGTCGTTTTCTGAGCTGCCTACGCGGCAGTGAACTCCAGACACGACCCCTCGCCTAGTCGCCACTATTTCTGAGCTGCCTACGCGGCAGTGAACATCGGCAGGGCTCGGCGGATCAGCGCCTCCAATTTCTGAGCTGCCTACGCGGCAGTGAACCGTCCGACGCGTGCCCGGCGGCCGCGGCTCATTTTCTGAGCTGCCTACGCGGCAGTGAACATCCGCACCGCCCGGCGAGGCGAACATCGTTCTTTCTGAGCTGCCTACGCGGCAGTGAACTCGACCGATATCGCCGCAAGTCCTATTGATAGAGCGGTTACTCGCAGATCATGGCCTCCTTCCTTCCTAAACGGCCTCACCGTAAGTCGCTGAAGTAACGCGGGACTGCGAGCAGGCTCCAGAAAAGGGTCAGAACCACCGGATCGTAGCCAAGAGACTCAGTCCGAACGCATTGAAAGTACCTGTGACCGGCTCGTCCTGCGGGATTCCCGCCTTCAGAAACAGCCGGAAGTTCTGCCCCGTGGTGTGGCTGCGTAGTTGAACCCATGGCAGCGTCAACCGCTCAGCCACGTTCTCGGGCACCCGCTCGGCAAGTTGCAGCGCGTCGAGACCATGACGCTTGGCAAGCCGCCGCCGGAGTCTTTCAGGACTGCTCTTGGCCTGAACACGGCGAAGCGTGCGATGAGCCGCGTGACTCGGTATTGAGTCTACGGGCCCAACCAATACGTGGTCTCGCATGGCCCCAAGCCAGTCGGACGCCAGCAGCGTATCCAGTGCCGTTCGACCCCCAAGAAGCCTTAGTCGTCTGCCAAGCGATGGGGGTCGAATCTGATAGTCAGGGAACGCAACCGCGACGCCGAGCTTGTTGTCGGGTGCCAGTGCGCGATGCAGTCTGTCGTACAGAGCGCCGAGTAGCACATGAGGCGCGAGTTCAGGGTCCCGGCGAACCTCAACGTCCGTGAAGTAGTCCATTCCCGTTACTCCTTCCCAGAGTCACCGAACACTCCGCCTCGAATCAGCGTCGCGACGACGAAATGCTGAT
It encodes:
- the cas6f gene encoding type I-F CRISPR-associated endoribonuclease Cas6/Csy4, whose protein sequence is MDYFTDVEVRRDPELAPHVLLGALYDRLHRALAPDNKLGVAVAFPDYQIRPPSLGRRLRLLGGRTALDTLLASDWLGAMRDHVLVGPVDSIPSHAAHRTLRRVQAKSSPERLRRRLAKRHGLDALQLAERVPENVAERLTLPWVQLRSHTTGQNFRLFLKAGIPQDEPVTGTFNAFGLSLLATIRWF